A window from Balearica regulorum gibbericeps isolate bBalReg1 chromosome 1, bBalReg1.pri, whole genome shotgun sequence encodes these proteins:
- the SLC25A15 gene encoding mitochondrial ornithine transporter 1, whose translation MRINSAIQAAIDLTAGAAGGTACVVTGQPFDTAKVKMQTFPDLYKGIVDCFVKTYKQVGFRGFYKGTTPALVANIAENSVLFMCYGFCQQIVRRIVGVDRKTKLSDLQNAAAGSFASAFATLVLCPTELVKCRLQAMHEMQLSGKIIQGHNTVWSVVKGVIQKDGPLGFYRGLSSTLLREVPGYFFFFGGYELSRTFFASGRSKDELGPIPLLLSGGFGGSCLWIAVYPVDCVKSRIQVLSMAGKQTGFMGTFVTVVRTEGVLALYSGLKPTMIRAFLANGALFLAYEYSRKLMMQQIDSY comes from the exons ATGAGGATCAACTCTGCTATTCAGGCTGCTATTGACctcacagcaggagctgcag GTGGGACAGCATGCGTGGTGACTGGCCAGCCCTTTGACACCGCGAAGGTGAAGATGCAGACATTCCCTGACCTGTACAAAGGAATTGTTGACTGTTTTGTGAAAACCTATAAGCAAGTGGGGTTTCGAGGCTTCTACAAGGGAACCACACCAGCGCTTGTAGCCAACATTGCGGAGAACTCCGTTCTGTTCATGTGCTATGGATTTTGCCAACAAATTGTGAGAAGAATTGTTGGAGtagacaggaaaacaaagctcaG TGATCTGCAGAAtgctgctgcaggctccttCGCCTCTGCCTTTGCCACCCTTGTCCTCTGCCCAACGGAGCTGGTGAAGTGCCGGCTGCAGGCCATGCACGAAATGCAGTTGTCAGGAAAGATAATCCAGGGACACAA TACAGTTTGGTCAGTAGTGAAGGGTGTTATTCAAAAGGATGGTCCCCTTGGATTTTACCGTGGCCTGTCAAGCACTTTGCTGCGGGAAGTCCCAggctatttcttcttctttggaGGGTATGAACTGAGCCGGACATTCTTTGCCTCTGGGAGATCAAAAGATGAATTAG GTCCCATTCCTTTGCTACTAAGTGGAGGTTTTGGAGGCAGCTGTCTGTGGATTGCTGTGTATCCTGTGGACTGTGTCAAATCTAGAATTCAGGTTCTTTCAATGGCTGGAAAACAGACGGGCTTTATGGGAACATTTGTAACTGTTGTGAGAACGGAAG GTGTACTTGCCTTGTATTCTGGACTAAAGCCAACTATGATCCGTGCATTCCTGGCCAACGGGGCACTATTCCTTGCTTATGAGTACAGCCGGAAACTTATGATGCAACAAATAGATTCTTACTGA